A stretch of Rhinopithecus roxellana isolate Shanxi Qingling chromosome 12, ASM756505v1, whole genome shotgun sequence DNA encodes these proteins:
- the ECHDC2 gene encoding enoyl-CoA hydratase domain-containing protein 2, mitochondrial isoform X3, giving the protein MLRVLCLLRPWRPLRARCCASDSAAGGSEIQVRALAGPDQGITEILMNRPRARNALGNVFVSELLETLAQLREDRQVRVLLFRSGVKGVFCAGADLKEREQMSEAEVGVFVQRLRGLMNDIAAFPAPTIAAMDGFALGGGLELALACDLRVAASSAIMGLIETTRGLLPGAGGTQRLPRCLGVALAKELIFTGRRLSGTEAHALGLVNHAVAQNEEGDAAYHRARALAQEILPQAPIAVRLGKVAIDRGMENIPTRDRLEGMAAFREKRPPTFVGE; this is encoded by the exons ATGCTGCGCGTCCTGTGCCTCCTACGCCCCTGGAGGCCCCTTCGGGCCCGCTGCTGCGCTTCCGACAGTGCGGCCGGGGGCTCCGAGATCCAAGTGCGCGCCCTGGCGGGTCCGGACCAAG GGATCACTGAGATTCTGATGAACAGACCTCGTGCCCGCAATGCCTTGGGGAACGTCTTCGTCAGTGAG CTGCTGGAAACGCTGGCCCAGCTGCGGGAGGACCGGCAAGTGCGTGTCCTGCTCTTCAGAAGTGGAGTGAAGGGTGTGTTCTGTGCGG GTGCAGACCTGAAGGAGCGGGAACAGATGAGTGAAGCAGAGGTGGGGGTGTTTGTCCAGCGACTCCGGGGCCTGATGAATGACATCG CAGCCTTCCCTGCACCCACCATTGCGGCTATGGATGGGTTTGCCTTGGGCGGAGGCCTGGAGCTTGCCCTGGCCTGTGACCTCCGAGTGGCAG CTTCCTCGGCCATCATGGGACTGATTGAGACCACGCGAGGGCTCCTCCCCGGGGCAG GAGGGACTCAGAGGCTGCCACGCTGTCTGGGGGTGGCCCTGGCAAAAGAGCTCATCTTCACGGGCCGACGACTTAGTGGAACAGAGGCCCACGCACTGGGGCTGGTGAATCACGCTGTGGCCCAGAACGAGGAGGGTGATGCCGCCTACCACCGGGCACGAGCACTGGCCCAGGAGATCCTGCCCCAG GCCCCCATTGCTGTGCGGCTGGGCAAAGTAGCCATTGACCGAGGAATGGAG AACATTCCAACCCGGGACCGGCTAGAGGGCATGGCAGCCTTCAGAGAGAAGCGGCCCCCCACATTTGTTGGTGAATGA
- the ECHDC2 gene encoding enoyl-CoA hydratase domain-containing protein 2, mitochondrial isoform X2 → MLRVLCLLRPWRPLRARCCASDSAAGGSEIQVRALAGPDQGITEILMNRPRARNALGNVFVSELLETLAQLREDRQVRVLLFRSGVKGVFCAGADLKEREQMSEAEVGVFVQRLRGLMNDIAFPAPTIAAMDGFALGGGLELALACDLRVAASSAIMGLIETTRGLLPGAGGTQRLPRCLGVALAKELIFTGRRLSGTEAHALGLVNHAVAQNEEGDAAYHRARALAQEILPQAPIAVRLGKVAIDRGMEVDIASGMAIEGMCYAQNIPTRDRLEGMAAFREKRPPTFVGE, encoded by the exons ATGCTGCGCGTCCTGTGCCTCCTACGCCCCTGGAGGCCCCTTCGGGCCCGCTGCTGCGCTTCCGACAGTGCGGCCGGGGGCTCCGAGATCCAAGTGCGCGCCCTGGCGGGTCCGGACCAAG GGATCACTGAGATTCTGATGAACAGACCTCGTGCCCGCAATGCCTTGGGGAACGTCTTCGTCAGTGAG CTGCTGGAAACGCTGGCCCAGCTGCGGGAGGACCGGCAAGTGCGTGTCCTGCTCTTCAGAAGTGGAGTGAAGGGTGTGTTCTGTGCGG GTGCAGACCTGAAGGAGCGGGAACAGATGAGTGAAGCAGAGGTGGGGGTGTTTGTCCAGCGACTCCGGGGCCTGATGAATGACATCG CCTTCCCTGCACCCACCATTGCGGCTATGGATGGGTTTGCCTTGGGCGGAGGCCTGGAGCTTGCCCTGGCCTGTGACCTCCGAGTGGCAG CTTCCTCGGCCATCATGGGACTGATTGAGACCACGCGAGGGCTCCTCCCCGGGGCAG GAGGGACTCAGAGGCTGCCACGCTGTCTGGGGGTGGCCCTGGCAAAAGAGCTCATCTTCACGGGCCGACGACTTAGTGGAACAGAGGCCCACGCACTGGGGCTGGTGAATCACGCTGTGGCCCAGAACGAGGAGGGTGATGCCGCCTACCACCGGGCACGAGCACTGGCCCAGGAGATCCTGCCCCAG GCCCCCATTGCTGTGCGGCTGGGCAAAGTAGCCATTGACCGAGGAATGGAG GTGGACATTGCATCTGGGATGGCCATTGAAGGGATGTGCTATGCCCAG AACATTCCAACCCGGGACCGGCTAGAGGGCATGGCAGCCTTCAGAGAGAAGCGGCCCCCCACATTTGTTGGTGAATGA
- the ECHDC2 gene encoding enoyl-CoA hydratase domain-containing protein 2, mitochondrial isoform X4 codes for MLRVLCLLRPWRPLRARCCASDSAAGGSEIQVRALAGPDQGADLKEREQMSEAEVGVFVQRLRGLMNDIAAFPAPTIAAMDGFALGGGLELALACDLRVAASSAIMGLIETTRGLLPGAGGTQRLPRCLGVALAKELIFTGRRLSGTEAHALGLVNHAVAQNEEGDAAYHRARALAQEILPQAPIAVRLGKVAIDRGMEVDIASGMAIEGMCYAQNIPTRDRLEGMAAFREKRPPTFVGE; via the exons ATGCTGCGCGTCCTGTGCCTCCTACGCCCCTGGAGGCCCCTTCGGGCCCGCTGCTGCGCTTCCGACAGTGCGGCCGGGGGCTCCGAGATCCAAGTGCGCGCCCTGGCGGGTCCGGACCAAG GTGCAGACCTGAAGGAGCGGGAACAGATGAGTGAAGCAGAGGTGGGGGTGTTTGTCCAGCGACTCCGGGGCCTGATGAATGACATCG CAGCCTTCCCTGCACCCACCATTGCGGCTATGGATGGGTTTGCCTTGGGCGGAGGCCTGGAGCTTGCCCTGGCCTGTGACCTCCGAGTGGCAG CTTCCTCGGCCATCATGGGACTGATTGAGACCACGCGAGGGCTCCTCCCCGGGGCAG GAGGGACTCAGAGGCTGCCACGCTGTCTGGGGGTGGCCCTGGCAAAAGAGCTCATCTTCACGGGCCGACGACTTAGTGGAACAGAGGCCCACGCACTGGGGCTGGTGAATCACGCTGTGGCCCAGAACGAGGAGGGTGATGCCGCCTACCACCGGGCACGAGCACTGGCCCAGGAGATCCTGCCCCAG GCCCCCATTGCTGTGCGGCTGGGCAAAGTAGCCATTGACCGAGGAATGGAG GTGGACATTGCATCTGGGATGGCCATTGAAGGGATGTGCTATGCCCAG AACATTCCAACCCGGGACCGGCTAGAGGGCATGGCAGCCTTCAGAGAGAAGCGGCCCCCCACATTTGTTGGTGAATGA
- the ECHDC2 gene encoding enoyl-CoA hydratase domain-containing protein 2, mitochondrial isoform X1, which translates to MLRVLCLLRPWRPLRARCCASDSAAGGSEIQVRALAGPDQGITEILMNRPRARNALGNVFVSELLETLAQLREDRQVRVLLFRSGVKGVFCAGADLKEREQMSEAEVGVFVQRLRGLMNDIAAFPAPTIAAMDGFALGGGLELALACDLRVAASSAIMGLIETTRGLLPGAGGTQRLPRCLGVALAKELIFTGRRLSGTEAHALGLVNHAVAQNEEGDAAYHRARALAQEILPQAPIAVRLGKVAIDRGMEVDIASGMAIEGMCYAQNIPTRDRLEGMAAFREKRPPTFVGE; encoded by the exons ATGCTGCGCGTCCTGTGCCTCCTACGCCCCTGGAGGCCCCTTCGGGCCCGCTGCTGCGCTTCCGACAGTGCGGCCGGGGGCTCCGAGATCCAAGTGCGCGCCCTGGCGGGTCCGGACCAAG GGATCACTGAGATTCTGATGAACAGACCTCGTGCCCGCAATGCCTTGGGGAACGTCTTCGTCAGTGAG CTGCTGGAAACGCTGGCCCAGCTGCGGGAGGACCGGCAAGTGCGTGTCCTGCTCTTCAGAAGTGGAGTGAAGGGTGTGTTCTGTGCGG GTGCAGACCTGAAGGAGCGGGAACAGATGAGTGAAGCAGAGGTGGGGGTGTTTGTCCAGCGACTCCGGGGCCTGATGAATGACATCG CAGCCTTCCCTGCACCCACCATTGCGGCTATGGATGGGTTTGCCTTGGGCGGAGGCCTGGAGCTTGCCCTGGCCTGTGACCTCCGAGTGGCAG CTTCCTCGGCCATCATGGGACTGATTGAGACCACGCGAGGGCTCCTCCCCGGGGCAG GAGGGACTCAGAGGCTGCCACGCTGTCTGGGGGTGGCCCTGGCAAAAGAGCTCATCTTCACGGGCCGACGACTTAGTGGAACAGAGGCCCACGCACTGGGGCTGGTGAATCACGCTGTGGCCCAGAACGAGGAGGGTGATGCCGCCTACCACCGGGCACGAGCACTGGCCCAGGAGATCCTGCCCCAG GCCCCCATTGCTGTGCGGCTGGGCAAAGTAGCCATTGACCGAGGAATGGAG GTGGACATTGCATCTGGGATGGCCATTGAAGGGATGTGCTATGCCCAG AACATTCCAACCCGGGACCGGCTAGAGGGCATGGCAGCCTTCAGAGAGAAGCGGCCCCCCACATTTGTTGGTGAATGA